A region of the Candidatus Aminicenantes bacterium genome:
ACCAAGCAACAGCTCGGCCCCAAGACCGGCGACCCGGCCAAGTTCAAGACCTATGAGGAGCTGTTCGCCGCTTTCGAGATTCAGCTTCGCCATTTCATCGACGTCAAGATCGCGGGCAACGCAATCATCGAACGGCTTTTTGCCATGGTCCTGCCCGCTCCGTTCCTGTCGATCCTGATTGACGACTGTGTCGCCAATGGCCGGGACTACCACGCCGGCGGAGCCCGCTACAACAGCAATTACATCCAGGGCGTCGGGCTGGGCTCGATCACCGACATCCTGGCCGCGGTCAAAACTCACGTTTTCGAGCGCAAGACGCTGTCCATGAAGAAGCTCGGCGAGGCGCTGGCGGCGAACTTCGCCGGCCGGGAGGACCTGCGGCAGACTCTGCTCCTCAAGTCGCCCAAGTTCGGCAACGACGACGACGCGGCGGACAACATCGCCAAGGCCGTCTTCGAAGCCTATTTCTCGGCCATCGACGGCCGGCCCACCGTGCGCGGCGGGAAATATCGGGTCAATCTTTTACCGACGACCGTCCACGTCTATTTCGGCAAGGTCACCGGCGCCACTCCCGACGGCCGCAAGGCGGGCGAGACTTTGAGCGAAGGCATCTCGCCGGTCCAGGGCTCGGACCACAAGGGTCCCACCGCGGTCCTCAAGTCGGCGGCCAAGATCGACCATGTCCGCACCGGCGGCACGCTGCTCAATATGAAGTTCACGCCCCAGCTTTTAGCCGACGAGGAGGGCCTCCGAAACGTCGGTCACCTCGTCCGGACCTATTTCAAGATGGACGGGCACCACATCCAGTTCAACGTGGTCACCGCCGAGACCCTGCGCGAGGCCCAGAAGCATCCCGAGAAGTTCCGCGACCTGATCGTCCGCGTCGCGGGCTACAGCGACTACTTCCTGGACTGCTCGGTCGACCTGCAGAACGAGATCATCCGCCGCACTGAGCACATGGGCTTCTAGAGCTAGCTATTTCACGAAAGCCGGGATCGCGAGATCGACTTCGCGCGGCGCGCCCTTGTCGAAGACGACCCGGACCCGCCGCCCGGCTCCGGTCGTGTCGACCAGCGTCCAGCCGCCTTTCTTTTCCGGCCGGACTTCAACCGCGTCGATCCCGAAGGCCATCTTCCGGGCCCGGTCCACATAGACCTGGCCGTAGTGATCGATGATCCGGTTGGCGGCTTCGGCGGCCGCGCCGTTCCCCCAGTCGTAAATGGTGAAGACACCCATGCCTTCACCGGCCGGGCTGGTCTTGCCGCCGTGGCCGTAGTTCTCCATGGTGAAGCCGTAGTCGGCCGGTCCGAACCAGGGATAGACTTTCTCCCACATCGCCTTGACCTCGGGATTTTCCGGCGCGTACATCATGATGAATCCGGCCCGCAGGGCGGCGATGCCGCGCTCGAAGTAGGCCGGCTCCCCGACCGCGCGGTAGTAGTCCAGGAACAGCTCCGCGAACAGCGTTTCGCGCGAGTCGTTCCATTCGCCGTCAGCGTTCATGACTCCGAAGCCGCCCAGGGCCGGGACATGGATGAAGGGCGGCTGCCAGACCTGCTGGGCCATGGACAGCTCGTCCAGCGTCCTTCGCCCCCAGGCCAGATACTCGTCCCGGCCGGTCGCGCGATAGGCGGCCAACAGGGCCTCGGCGGTCCAGTACATGGAAAGAGTGTTTTGTTTGTAGAGGGCGTTGCGCTCGATCTTGCGGCCAAGCTGGGTGTCCCGCCCCCAGGAGCAGCAGGACCAATAGGTCTCGAAGTCCTCCCAGCGTCCGGCCGGGACGATCTCGCGGATGACGGCGTCCAGGGCTTTGAGGCCGGCGGCCCGGTACTTTTTTTGGCCCGTGATCGCGGCCAGTTCGAGGAGGAAGGAGGCGCTCTGGCTTGTCTCCGGGGTCCGGTTCATGACCTGCCCGGCGGTCTTGGTCCGCGGATCGACCCAGCCGGGGAAGAACCCGTCCGCGTCTTGGAGCTTCAGCAGGGCCTGGGCATAGGTCTGGGCGTACTCTAACAGCCGCGGGTCAGGCTCGAGCTCCTTGTACCAGCGTAGCATCTGGGAGGCCGTCCAGCTGGCATCGAGGATGTGGATCCAGTCCGCCGTGATGCCGTGCTCGGCCGGCCGGCGGTCGGAATTGGTCCAATAGGCCTTATCCCAGCCCTGGGGGCGGAGGACTTTCTTTCCGCCCGCCTCGACTTCGATGTTGTCGGTGCGGATCACCGAAGGGAACAAGCCGTCCGTCTGGGGTGCGGCGAGCGCCAGCTCCTTAGCCAGGCGGGCTTTCCGCAGATACTCGCCGTTCCCGGTTCGGCGCCCGAATCGGTAGAGGCCCGAGGCGCTCCGAAGCGACGAGAACCAAGCCTGGTTCCAGATGGAGAGAAATTCGCGCTGGTACCAAGGCTCGGAGGAATTCGGCGACTGCGAGACGTTGACGATGAACTGGGGCGCTCCGACCTTGCGGCCGCCAAGCTCGAATTCCTGCCATACGGCCGGGCCCCATGATCCGAAAGCCCAGGCGTAAGTCCGCTCCACATAGCGATCCAGCGGAGCCCGGATCGGTTCCCCGGATTCGAGAAGAGGCCGGCCCCACCGCGTCCACAGGAAATCAGCCGCGCGACGCCAGGGATCGGCCGTCGGCGAGATCCCAAGCGAAGCCAGCACGAAAAAGGCGATCTCGACGGTGCCCGGACCGAATTTCTGGCCCGGCCTCTTTTTGTACAAGACATGAATCGGGATGTCGGTCAAGGTCATGCCCAGACGCGCTTCCCCCGCGGGTGCGTCGTAGTCCAGGAACCAGGGGTTCCCGTCCGTCCGTCCGACAAGATCGAGGTCGGGGACGATGGCCAACGATGTCCCGCCCAGGGCGGTGATCAGCGCCGGCGAACGGAAGACGTGTTGGGCGACGACAAAGCCCGGCTCCGGCGCCAGATGAGGCGCCCACCAGAAGTCCGGCTTGAGGCGCCAGCGGAAGGCTATCGAGAGCTCATCCTGGGGCGTCTCCAGAGCGACGGCCCAGCTCGCCGAGACGCGGACGGTCTCGCCGTCGAGGTTCCCGACGACGATGCGGTCCGGCACCCGTCCGGCCAGCGTCGGGATGGAGAGGTCCGCCCAGGGCGTGCCGGCGATCGCTATCCGGTAACCGGCGCCCTCGGCTTCGACCTTTAAAAGAGACGGCGCGCCGGCCGGCCCGGGCCGGGGAAGCATGGCCCCGGCCGCGGCGACGGCCGCGATCAGGCAGGTGCATGGGATGATGGCCGGGCGAAGGCAGCGGCGGATAGTCATGGCGCTCTCCTCGATGGCGGCATTTTATCATCTTCCTGCTCCGGATTCCTCCCGCTGGGCCGGTTGGAGCGGCTCGGCTGCCTTTGGTATCATAGAGGAGATTCATGTCATCGACGAGGAGACCCCCTATGCCCGACCATCCGCTGGCTTCGCTGGAAAAGCTCGACCCCGAATTCATGAAGAAGATCGCGGAGATGAACGCCTTGGTCTATGCCGACGGCGCCCTGCCGCGGAAGTTCAAGCTCTTGATGGCTCTGGCTTTCGATGCCGCCCACGGGGCGGTCAACGGCGTCCGGTCGCTGGGCGCCCAGGCCCTGGCCGCCGGCGCGACGCAGGCCGAGATCGCCGAAGCCCTGCG
Encoded here:
- a CDS encoding carboxymuconolactone decarboxylase family protein, giving the protein MPDHPLASLEKLDPEFMKKIAEMNALVYADGALPRKFKLLMALAFDAAHGAVNGVRSLGAQALAAGATQAEIAEALRVAYQLSGVGSLYVAAHGLKDCLG